In the genome of Impatiens glandulifera chromosome 6, dImpGla2.1, whole genome shotgun sequence, the window GTTATAATCAAATACCAATCATCTCCAAAACTATCAAAACATATTCCTAACTGagaaaccaaatcaaacaaaaataaccaTATTCAACTTGTGAACTCTCGTCCTCCTTCCACAAGATTTGTACTtgtcaatcattttttttttttctattattttctcTAGGTTCCCATGTTTTCTTTAATCTCAACACCTTATCTCCCTTCCATGGGATACCATCAAATATACTAGGAATATGACATTTGTATTCTAGTTGTACTAAAAACACAGAAGTGTTTTGGTGCTGTGATATAGTACTAAGGACTTACACTTCCAAATATGTGCTAACAGATGATATAGTACAAATTTATGATACTACTTACAGAATCTTTGGCCTCAAGTTTCTCTGCCCAGCCATTCAGGGTATATGGATCATTGACAGCTACACAGATTACGTGATCAATGCCTTTAGACTTGAACTTGTCAACGTTATTCTTGTAGCTTGGGACATGTTGGGCCGAACAAACTCCTGTATATGCACCCTGCAGAATTGAAAAATCAAGTTTGATTAAAACATTGATGATTGTAAACATGaaaactataaattttatattcatactACATACAGGGAGTCCGAATATGACGATTCTTTTCCCCTGAAAGAAAAAAGAGCATCACGAAAATTGATAGTCAGAACTCAGAAGTTAAACCTAAAGATTAGTCTTTAGATGAATTACCCAAGTAGAAAGATCTAGAATTGATCGGGAATCACCTGGAAAATTTCTTTCAGAGGGGTGGTGGAGAATTTAGAGGAAACACCCTCGTCCCAGCTGCGAGCTTTCTGTAGAGAAACGTCAGGGGCGGCAGCGACCAGATCTGTTCCAACCGACACAGAAGCATAGGAACGTGAGAACGCAGCATGCCTTAGTCTTCCACCCACTGTCCTTAGAATTGCCGATTGCTTTAGCATTGCTGCAGCCATGGATTTCCGATTTTTCTCCGGCGTAAACAGGTACACACAGTTTCTCTATCTCTCGGGGCCTCTATAGTTTATTGTCTGAAGCAGATTTGGACTTCAATTTATTCAACCGAACCGTACTAGCCCAGCCCTGAGCGACCCAATATTTGATCCGGTCCAATCCCAAATATCCAATACATAAGAGTTAAATCAATGactattttaaatagaaaaaacatGTATGAAAATCATTTTAAACTAGCTAAAAATTCATGCTCTTACATTTCATGCAAGTATAAAATGAAGttataaatgatatatacaaaaataaatttaataaattcatctaagttatttttaattgtagTTAACATGGAAGTCATTCATAtataggggtgttcatcggtttggttttcgggttattcgagttcctcggttcggtttattcaaatttttattttatttagtcaattcgaaaaccgaaccgaattcgaataaattttaattaaaccgaaTTCGATATTCGATTCGAATTTcgaataatttgaattcaaaccgaattcgtttttttttaatttttggaactagcataactcaaaataaattgaatcagCCAAGAATCGAACCCAAGTCTATACCGTGACGTGACATGGTATTATTCTACCCCTAGACCACTAATACttctgttttctttttctttttattataatttgattattttaaactttttcttaagttaagtttggaaaataaataataaaaaatagaaaaataaataataaaaaataaatttggtttttgatttggttttcaagttgaaactcaaactcgaaaaccaattcgaaaaccgtatttgaattcgaattggtttgaaattcgattcgaaaactgaaaatgaaattcgaattcggtttagtcgaattcggtgaattcgaattcggtcgaatattcagttcagaccaaatattgaacacccttattcatctatatataatagaagtttgggaattataatgaaaatttttattttaaaaaaatgccaTACAAAGACTTCAACTTACttttaaaaatggaaaaaacaaatatattgcATTAAATTCATAGATCAAATTGTACATAGTGAGCTTGTTCAACAAACATACCTTTTATGCATTTGGTTGAGACAACATCaaccaaaaatagaaaaattgaacataaaaaaaaacttttctctAAGAGActcaattttcaaaattaaactcATTATTAATTGATCCAACAAATAAAACTCAAacttcaaaaaagaaaaaaaaaattgcactAAATTTGTAGATTGATAGTTTGTTCAACCTACTCAACTTTATAATGCACTAAGATAAACGATAACATAACAATAATCTAGAGAGAATCATCACAtctaaaatatttcaaaatctaTCTCAATCATTTACAAgccttttatatatttatttattaatattttattccttTTATCTTTTCaggaaaaaaaagaagttaattaCACATGAGAAT includes:
- the LOC124941927 gene encoding peroxiredoxin-2F, mitochondrial, with product MAAAMLKQSAILRTVGGRLRHAAFSRSYASVSVGTDLVAAAPDVSLQKARSWDEGVSSKFSTTPLKEIFQGKRIVIFGLPGAYTGVCSAQHVPSYKNNVDKFKSKGIDHVICVAVNDPYTLNGWAEKLEAKDSIEFYGDYDGSFHKSLDLGIDLSVALLGPRSHRWSAYVVDGKVKALNVEKAPSEFHVSSADVILGQI